A portion of the Haemophilus influenzae genome contains these proteins:
- the mltC gene encoding membrane-bound lytic murein transglycosylase MltC: protein MKKYLLLALLPFLYACSNSSNQGINYDEAFAKDTQGLDILTGQFSHNIDRIWGVNELLVASRKDYVKYTDSFYTRSHVSFDEGNIVIETQQDLNRLHNAIVHTLLMGADAKGIDLFASGDVPISSRPFLLGQVVDHQGQQIANQVIASNFATYLIQNKLQTRRLQNGHTVQFVSVPMIANHVEVRARKYLPLIRKAAQRYGIDESLILGIMQTESSFNPYAISYANAIGLMQVVPHTAGRDVFAMKGKGGQPSTRYLYDPANNIDAGVSYLWILQNQYLDGITNPTSKRFAMISAYNSGAGAVLRVFDNDKDTAIYKINQMYPEQVYRILTTVHPSSQARNYLLKVDKAQKKFRVRR from the coding sequence ATGAAAAAATATTTATTATTGGCATTATTGCCTTTTTTGTATGCTTGTAGTAATTCATCGAATCAAGGTATTAACTATGATGAAGCCTTTGCTAAAGACACGCAAGGGTTAGATATTCTCACAGGGCAGTTCTCGCATAATATTGACCGAATTTGGGGCGTCAATGAATTGTTAGTGGCAAGCCGTAAAGATTATGTGAAATATACAGATTCTTTTTATACGCGTAGCCATGTGAGTTTTGATGAAGGTAATATCGTTATTGAAACCCAGCAAGATTTAAATCGATTACATAATGCTATTGTTCATACCTTGTTAATGGGAGCGGATGCAAAAGGTATTGATTTATTTGCATCTGGTGATGTGCCGATTAGCTCTCGTCCATTTCTTTTGGGGCAGGTTGTAGATCATCAAGGGCAACAAATTGCTAATCAAGTTATCGCAAGTAATTTCGCCACTTATTTGATTCAAAATAAATTGCAAACACGTCGGTTACAGAATGGGCATACCGTGCAATTTGTTTCTGTTCCTATGATTGCAAACCACGTAGAGGTGCGTGCACGAAAATATTTACCATTAATTCGTAAAGCTGCACAACGTTATGGCATTGATGAAAGTTTGATTTTGGGCATTATGCAAACAGAATCAAGTTTTAACCCATATGCGATTAGCTACGCAAATGCTATTGGATTAATGCAAGTCGTGCCTCATACAGCAGGTCGAGATGTATTTGCAATGAAAGGCAAAGGTGGACAGCCATCAACGCGTTATTTATATGATCCTGCGAATAATATTGATGCTGGCGTATCTTATTTGTGGATTTTACAAAATCAATATTTAGATGGAATTACGAATCCAACCTCAAAACGTTTTGCCATGATTTCTGCATATAATAGTGGTGCAGGCGCAGTGTTACGTGTTTTTGATAATGATAAGGATACGGCGATTTACAAAATCAATCAAATGTATCCAGAACAAGTTTATCGCATTCTAACGACAGTTCACCCATCATCACAAGCACGCAATTATTTGTTGAAAGTTGATAAGGCACAGAAAAAATTCCGTGTTAGACGATAA
- a CDS encoding oxidative damage protection protein codes for MARTVFCEYLKKEAEGLDFQLYPGELGKRIFDSVSKQAWGEWIKKQTMLVNEKKLNMMNAEHRKLLEQEMVNFLFEGKDVHIEGYVPPSN; via the coding sequence ATGGCAAGAACAGTATTTTGTGAATATCTCAAAAAAGAAGCGGAAGGCTTAGATTTTCAACTTTATCCAGGAGAGTTGGGGAAGCGTATTTTTGATTCAGTAAGTAAACAGGCTTGGGGCGAATGGATTAAGAAACAAACGATGCTTGTGAATGAAAAAAAACTTAATATGATGAATGCAGAGCACCGTAAATTATTAGAACAAGAAATGGTTAATTTTTTGTTTGAAGGTAAAGATGTTCATATTGAAGGTTATGTTCCACCATCAAATTAG
- the mutY gene encoding A/G-specific adenine glycosylase, translated as MLAKSSINAPFAKSVLAWYDKFGRKHLPWQQNKTLYGVWLSEVMLQQTQVATVIPYFERFIKTFPNITALANASQDEVLHLWTGLGYYARARNLHKAAQKVRDEFNGNFPTNFEQVWALSGVGRSTAGAILSSVLNQPYPILDGNVKRVLARYFAIEGWSGEKKVENRLWTLTEQVTPTTRVADFNQAMMDIGAMVCTRTKPKCDLCPLNIDCLAYKNTNWEKFPAKKPKKAMPEKTTYFLILSKNGKVCLEQRENSGLWGGLFCFPQFEDKSSLLHFLAQEKVTHYQEWPSFRHTFSHFHLDIHPIYAEMESTLCVEQANLDWRKVMESTKEYQSNLSSAVKYWYDPQNPEPIGLAQPVKNLLIQFVRNHYGKNSIL; from the coding sequence ATGTTAGCAAAATCTTCCATCAATGCGCCATTTGCCAAATCTGTTTTAGCTTGGTACGACAAGTTTGGACGCAAGCATTTGCCTTGGCAGCAAAATAAAACGCTTTATGGTGTATGGCTTTCTGAAGTGATGTTGCAACAAACGCAAGTTGCGACGGTAATTCCTTATTTTGAGCGGTTTATCAAAACATTTCCAAATATCACCGCACTTGCCAATGCTTCACAAGATGAAGTGTTACATTTATGGACAGGCTTGGGCTATTATGCACGAGCGCGTAATTTACATAAAGCCGCTCAAAAAGTACGGGATGAATTTAATGGAAATTTCCCAACAAATTTTGAGCAAGTTTGGGCGTTATCTGGAGTGGGACGTTCAACTGCTGGTGCCATTTTATCTTCTGTTTTAAATCAGCCTTATCCAATTTTAGATGGTAATGTTAAACGTGTGTTGGCGCGTTATTTTGCTATTGAGGGATGGAGTGGCGAGAAAAAAGTAGAAAATCGCTTGTGGACATTAACGGAGCAAGTTACACCTACGACGCGTGTGGCAGATTTTAACCAAGCAATGATGGACATTGGTGCAATGGTTTGCACGCGAACTAAGCCCAAATGCGATCTTTGTCCGTTAAATATAGATTGTTTGGCTTATAAAAATACAAACTGGGAAAAATTTCCAGCTAAAAAACCTAAAAAAGCGATGCCAGAAAAAACTACCTATTTTTTAATTTTGTCGAAAAATGGCAAAGTATGTTTGGAACAGCGAGAAAACTCAGGATTATGGGGCGGATTATTTTGTTTTCCACAATTTGAAGATAAATCCTCGTTGCTTCATTTTTTAGCCCAAGAAAAAGTCACGCATTATCAAGAATGGCCGAGTTTTCGACATACATTCAGCCATTTTCATTTAGATATTCATCCAATTTATGCTGAAATGGAGAGTACTTTATGCGTAGAGCAGGCTAATTTAGACTGGCGAAAAGTGATGGAAAGCACAAAAGAATACCAATCAAACCTATCAAGTGCGGTCAAATATTGGTATGATCCACAAAATCCTGAACCGATCGGGCTGGCTCAGCCTGTGAAAAATCTTTTAATACAATTTGTAAGGAATCATTATGGCAAGAACAGTATTTTGTGA
- the rpmE gene encoding 50S ribosomal protein L31, with translation MKQGIHPEYKEITATCSCGNVIKTRSTLGKDINLDVCGNCHPFYTGKQRVVDTGGRVERFNSRFKIPSTK, from the coding sequence ATGAAACAAGGTATTCATCCAGAATATAAAGAAATTACTGCGACTTGTTCTTGCGGTAATGTGATCAAAACACGTTCAACTTTAGGCAAAGACATCAATCTTGATGTGTGTGGTAACTGCCACCCATTCTACACTGGTAAACAACGTGTTGTTGATACTGGTGGTCGTGTCGAGCGTTTCAACAGCCGTTTCAAAATTCCAAGCACAAAATAA
- the murQ gene encoding N-acetylmuramic acid 6-phosphate etherase, which yields MNDIILKSLSTLITEQRNPNSVDIDRQSALEIVRLMNEEDKLVPLAIESCLPQISLAVEQIVQAFQQGGRLIYIGAGTSGRLGVLDASECPPTFGVSTEMVKGIIAGGESAIRHPVEGAEDNTKAVLEDLQSINFSKNDVLVGIAASGRTPYVIAGLQYAKSLGALTISIASNPKSAMAEIADIAIETIVGPEILTGSSRLKSGTAQKMVLNMLTTASMILLGKCYENLMVDVQASNEKLKARAVRIVMQATDCDKTLAEQTLIEADQNAKLAIMMILSTLSKSEAKVLLERHQGKLRNALSK from the coding sequence ATGAATGACATTATATTAAAAAGTTTATCCACGTTAATTACGGAACAAAGAAATCCGAATTCAGTTGATATTGATCGTCAAAGTGCATTAGAAATTGTTCGATTAATGAATGAAGAAGATAAACTTGTGCCACTTGCGATTGAAAGCTGTTTACCGCAGATTTCGTTGGCGGTAGAGCAAATTGTGCAGGCTTTTCAACAAGGCGGGCGTTTAATTTATATTGGTGCAGGCACCAGTGGTCGTCTTGGTGTATTGGATGCGTCAGAATGCCCTCCAACATTTGGCGTGTCTACGGAAATGGTTAAAGGAATAATTGCAGGTGGCGAAAGTGCTATTCGTCATCCTGTTGAAGGTGCGGAAGATAATACGAAAGCTGTACTTGAGGATCTACAAAGTATAAATTTCTCAAAAAATGATGTATTAGTTGGCATCGCTGCAAGTGGCCGCACACCTTATGTTATTGCAGGTCTTCAGTATGCAAAATCGCTTGGTGCATTGACAATTTCTATTGCGAGTAATCCAAAATCTGCGATGGCTGAGATAGCCGATATTGCGATAGAAACTATTGTTGGTCCTGAAATACTGACGGGTTCTAGCCGATTAAAATCTGGTACCGCACAAAAAATGGTGCTGAATATGCTGACTACGGCAAGTATGATTTTATTGGGTAAATGTTACGAAAATTTGATGGTCGATGTACAAGCCAGTAACGAGAAACTTAAAGCACGCGCCGTGCGTATCGTAATGCAAGCAACGGATTGTGATAAAACGCTTGCTGAGCAGACATTAATTGAAGCAGATCAAAATGCCAAACTGGCGATTATGATGATTTTAAGCACTTTATCAAAATCAGAAGCGAAAGTATTGTTAGAAAGACATCAAGGTAAATTGAGAAATGCGCTTTCTAAATAA
- a CDS encoding 2,3-diphosphoglycerate-dependent phosphoglycerate mutase: MELVFIRHGFSEWNAKNLFTGWRDVNLTERGVEEAKAAGKKLLDKGYEFDIAFTSVLTRAIKTCNIVLEESHQLWIPQVKNWRLNERHYGALQGLDKKATAEQYGDEQVHIWRRSYDISPPDLDPQDPNSAHNDRRYANIPSDVVPNAENLKLTLERALPFWEDQIAPAMLSGKRVLVVAHGNSLRALAKHIIGISDAEIMDFEIPTGQPLVLKLDDKLNYVEHYYL; this comes from the coding sequence ATGGAATTAGTATTTATCCGTCACGGTTTTAGTGAATGGAATGCGAAAAACTTATTCACAGGCTGGCGTGATGTGAATTTAACTGAACGTGGTGTGGAAGAAGCAAAAGCTGCGGGTAAAAAACTGTTAGACAAAGGTTATGAATTTGATATCGCATTTACCTCTGTTTTAACTCGAGCAATCAAAACTTGTAACATCGTGTTAGAAGAATCCCATCAATTATGGATTCCACAAGTAAAAAACTGGCGTTTAAATGAACGTCATTATGGTGCTTTACAAGGTTTAGATAAAAAAGCGACTGCGGAGCAATACGGTGACGAACAAGTTCATATTTGGCGTCGTTCTTACGACATTTCTCCACCAGATTTAGATCCACAAGATCCAAATTCTGCACACAATGACCGTCGCTACGCAAATATTCCATCTGATGTTGTGCCAAACGCAGAAAATTTAAAATTAACATTAGAACGTGCATTACCATTCTGGGAAGATCAAATTGCACCAGCAATGCTTTCTGGCAAACGTGTTTTAGTGGTTGCTCACGGAAATTCACTTCGTGCGTTGGCAAAACATATTATCGGTATTTCTGATGCTGAAATTATGGATTTTGAAATTCCAACAGGCCAGCCTTTAGTTTTAAAACTTGATGATAAATTAAATTACGTAGAACATTACTATCTTTAA
- a CDS encoding metallophosphoesterase family protein encodes MILFAGDPHGSYDHIYPFIKEQENVALIILGDLQLTTADELDKLAQHCDIWFIHGNHDSKTISAFNAIWGSKWQSRNLHNRVVDIQGTRIAGLGGVFRGQIWMPPNRPMFFDPIHYCQYSPQEKIWRGGVPLRHRTSIFPSDIEILENQQADVLICHEAPKPHPMGFQVINDLAMKMGVKLVFHGHHHENFTYRTKYPYKITNVGFRSLADAEGNYLLQTIDDREK; translated from the coding sequence ATGATTTTATTTGCTGGTGATCCGCACGGAAGCTATGATCACATTTACCCTTTTATAAAAGAACAGGAAAATGTCGCACTGATAATTTTAGGCGATTTACAGCTCACGACAGCAGATGAGTTGGATAAACTTGCGCAACATTGTGATATTTGGTTTATTCATGGAAATCATGATAGCAAAACCATTAGTGCTTTTAATGCAATTTGGGGTTCTAAGTGGCAATCACGCAATTTACACAATCGCGTAGTTGATATTCAAGGAACTCGCATTGCGGGATTAGGCGGTGTATTCCGCGGGCAAATTTGGATGCCACCAAATCGCCCCATGTTTTTTGATCCTATTCATTATTGCCAATATAGCCCACAGGAGAAGATTTGGCGAGGCGGTGTGCCTTTGCGTCATCGCACGTCAATTTTTCCATCAGATATTGAAATCTTAGAAAACCAACAAGCAGATGTGTTGATTTGTCACGAAGCCCCTAAACCACATCCGATGGGTTTCCAAGTAATTAATGATTTGGCAATGAAGATGGGGGTTAAGCTAGTATTCCACGGACATCATCACGAAAACTTTACTTATCGAACAAAGTATCCCTACAAAATCACGAATGTAGGTTTCCGCAGTCTTGCTGATGCAGAGGGAAATTATTTGCTACAAACCATCGACGATCGTGAAAAATAA
- the envC gene encoding murein hydrolase activator EnvC, giving the protein MLRFGVNQKTSLLLTALLSCGLLIFSPVSQSSDLNQIQKQIKQQESKIEKQKREQTKLQANLKKHESKINSVASELLETEISLKEIRKQIANADKQLKQLEKQEREQKARLAKQIDIIYRSGINPSLIERMFAQDPTKAERMKVYYQHLNQVRIEMINNLKATQAQIAVQKKAVLSQQKNHRNQLSTQKKQQQALQKAQQEHQSTLNELNKNLALDQDKLNALKANEQALRQEIQRAEQAAREQEKREREALAQRQKAEEKRTSKPYQPTVQERQLLNSTSGLGAAKKQYSLPVSGSILHTFGSIQAGEVRWKGMVIGASAGTPVKAIAAGRVILAGYLNGYGYMVIVKHGETDLSLYGFNQAVSVKVGQLVSAGQVIAQVGNTGEISRSALYFGISRKGTPVNPAGWVR; this is encoded by the coding sequence ATGTTGCGTTTTGGCGTTAATCAAAAAACATCATTATTATTAACCGCACTTTTAAGCTGCGGTTTATTAATATTTTCGCCTGTCAGCCAATCTTCCGATCTCAATCAAATTCAAAAACAAATTAAACAACAAGAATCTAAAATAGAGAAGCAAAAACGTGAGCAAACTAAGTTACAAGCAAATTTAAAAAAACACGAGAGTAAAATTAACAGTGTTGCGAGTGAACTGCTTGAAACCGAAATAAGTTTAAAGGAAATTCGTAAGCAAATTGCCAATGCAGATAAGCAGCTCAAACAATTAGAAAAACAGGAACGTGAGCAAAAAGCACGATTAGCCAAACAAATAGATATAATTTATCGTTCAGGCATTAATCCATCGCTGATTGAACGAATGTTTGCCCAAGATCCGACAAAAGCAGAGCGAATGAAAGTTTATTATCAGCATTTAAATCAAGTTCGGATTGAAATGATTAATAATTTAAAAGCAACGCAAGCACAAATTGCAGTACAAAAAAAGGCGGTTCTCTCTCAACAAAAGAATCACCGAAATCAACTTTCCACACAAAAAAAACAACAACAAGCATTGCAAAAAGCACAGCAAGAGCATCAATCTACACTGAATGAACTCAATAAAAATTTAGCCCTAGATCAAGATAAATTGAATGCACTAAAAGCAAACGAACAAGCACTTCGTCAAGAAATTCAACGAGCTGAACAAGCAGCCCGCGAACAAGAAAAACGTGAAAGAGAGGCACTTGCTCAACGCCAAAAAGCTGAAGAAAAACGAACATCAAAACCTTATCAACCAACTGTGCAAGAACGCCAATTACTTAATAGTACAAGCGGTTTAGGGGCAGCAAAAAAACAATATTCCTTACCAGTTTCTGGTTCAATTTTGCATACTTTTGGTTCTATCCAAGCAGGCGAAGTACGTTGGAAAGGTATGGTAATTGGCGCATCAGCAGGCACGCCTGTTAAAGCAATTGCTGCTGGACGCGTCATTTTAGCGGGATATTTAAATGGTTATGGTTATATGGTTATTGTTAAACACGGCGAAACTGATTTAAGTTTATATGGCTTCAATCAAGCTGTATCAGTGAAAGTTGGTCAGCTTGTTTCAGCAGGGCAGGTTATTGCTCAAGTAGGAAATACAGGGGAAATATCACGTTCTGCGCTTTATTTTGGTATTAGCCGTAAAGGAACGCCAGTAAATCCTGCAGGGTGGGTTCGTTGA
- a CDS encoding anhydro-N-acetylmuramic acid kinase has protein sequence MINMKPQYYLGMMSGTSLDGVDIALVDFSQDPQLILSDFFPMPEDLRQKLTTLIQVGGTTLQNLGELDHKLALLYSDCVNAFLQKNAFLPNQIQAIGCHGQTVWHSPNSQFPFTMQLGDMNLLAAKTGISVIGDFRRKDMAWGGQGAPLVPAFHEAVFSNSNFATAVLNIGGISNVSILFPNQAVIGFDTGPGNTLLDQWIEKHQGLRYDENGEWAAKGNVNKVLLDELLNEPFFSLPAPKSTGRELFNLVWLNHKIAKIREKLTALSVEMSFRPEDVQATLVELTVTSIVNALNQLQTNLPKRLLVCGGGAKNSLIMRGLHDNLLDWQVSTTTEQGFDIDYVEAAAFAWLAYCRMNNLPANLPSVTGAKSAVSLGAIFPKD, from the coding sequence ATGATTAATATGAAACCTCAATATTATCTTGGTATGATGTCGGGTACTAGCTTAGATGGCGTGGATATTGCGTTGGTTGATTTTTCTCAAGATCCTCAACTTATCCTATCTGATTTTTTTCCTATGCCAGAAGATTTACGTCAGAAATTAACCACACTTATTCAAGTAGGTGGAACAACTCTACAAAATTTAGGTGAACTGGATCATAAACTTGCCTTGCTATACAGTGATTGTGTCAATGCTTTTCTGCAGAAAAATGCTTTTTTGCCAAATCAAATTCAGGCTATTGGGTGCCACGGGCAGACGGTATGGCATTCTCCAAATTCACAATTTCCCTTTACAATGCAATTAGGCGATATGAATTTACTTGCCGCTAAAACAGGCATTTCGGTTATTGGGGATTTTCGCCGTAAGGATATGGCTTGGGGTGGGCAAGGTGCGCCTCTTGTGCCAGCGTTTCACGAGGCGGTATTTTCAAATTCTAATTTTGCTACAGCTGTTTTAAATATTGGCGGGATTAGTAATGTGTCTATTTTGTTTCCAAATCAAGCTGTCATCGGCTTTGATACAGGCCCGGGCAATACCTTATTAGATCAATGGATCGAAAAACATCAAGGGCTTCGTTATGATGAAAATGGCGAGTGGGCAGCAAAAGGCAACGTGAATAAAGTTCTGCTTGATGAATTACTCAATGAGCCTTTCTTTTCTTTACCTGCACCCAAGAGTACTGGGAGAGAATTATTTAACCTTGTTTGGTTAAATCACAAAATAGCAAAAATAAGGGAAAAATTGACCGCACTTTCAGTTGAAATGTCTTTTCGCCCAGAGGATGTGCAAGCGACGCTTGTTGAATTGACGGTAACAAGCATTGTTAATGCACTAAATCAGCTCCAAACAAATTTACCAAAACGTTTACTAGTATGTGGCGGTGGTGCCAAGAATAGCTTAATTATGCGTGGATTGCATGATAATTTACTCGATTGGCAGGTCAGCACAACGACAGAGCAAGGTTTTGATATTGATTATGTAGAAGCCGCTGCTTTTGCTTGGTTAGCTTATTGTCGAATGAACAATTTACCTGCAAATCTACCAAGTGTAACTGGGGCAAAAAGTGCGGTTAGTTTGGGGGCTATTTTTCCTAAAGACTAA
- a CDS encoding divergent polysaccharide deacetylase family protein → MNILIKSAVKNFIVFSTALYASFSFAQSKLAIVIDDVGYHLKEDAAIFAMPREISVAIIPAAPYARARNQEAKSQGRDILIHMPMQPVSAVKIEDGGLHLGMSATQVNDRVNTAKNIVNYAIGMNNHMGSAATADPQLMTYLMTALQEKHLFFLDSRTIGKSVAGKIAKEQGVRSLDRHIFLDDSNEFADVQRQFKAAIHYARKHGSAIAIGHPRQNTIAVLQAGLRNLPEDIQLVGMGNLWRNEKVIPPKPFILLFSEMPAPTSIEPFEPVGLLRGIPK, encoded by the coding sequence ATGAATATTTTGATAAAAAGTGCGGTAAAAAATTTCATTGTTTTTTCTACCGCACTTTATGCCTCTTTTTCTTTTGCTCAAAGTAAACTTGCTATTGTTATTGATGATGTAGGCTATCATCTCAAAGAAGATGCGGCAATTTTTGCGATGCCACGTGAAATTTCCGTAGCAATTATTCCTGCTGCGCCCTATGCTCGAGCACGTAATCAAGAAGCAAAATCTCAAGGTAGAGATATTTTAATCCATATGCCGATGCAACCAGTAAGTGCAGTGAAAATAGAAGACGGTGGGCTGCATTTAGGAATGTCTGCAACACAAGTAAATGATCGGGTAAATACAGCCAAAAATATCGTGAATTATGCAATTGGCATGAATAATCACATGGGCAGTGCAGCTACAGCCGATCCCCAATTAATGACTTATTTAATGACCGCACTTCAAGAAAAACATTTATTCTTTTTAGATAGTCGAACAATAGGAAAATCTGTAGCTGGGAAAATAGCAAAAGAACAAGGCGTGCGTTCATTAGATCGCCATATATTTTTAGATGATAGTAACGAATTCGCAGACGTTCAACGTCAATTTAAAGCAGCAATTCACTATGCTAGAAAACACGGCTCCGCCATTGCAATAGGCCATCCTCGCCAAAATACGATTGCAGTTTTACAAGCAGGTCTTCGTAATTTACCCGAAGATATTCAATTAGTCGGAATGGGCAACTTATGGCGAAATGAAAAAGTAATCCCGCCCAAGCCATTTATTTTATTATTCAGCGAAATGCCCGCGCCAACTTCTATAGAACCTTTTGAGCCTGTAGGATTATTGCGTGGAATTCCAAAATAA